The proteins below come from a single Desulfomonile tiedjei genomic window:
- a CDS encoding trypsin-like peptidase domain-containing protein: MSDIQLLESLSAEELRAELAAREAKTKGALAMPASESLKHVTSATIVEVLRAQQKVIYGIDDRQDIWELSSADPMKSQADSVVALFEAGSITDNGNGTSSLQTTKFRTARNLCPEERFGEQPVGAFCTGFLVAPDIIATAGHCANASNVQDVRFVFGFEMENETKARLIIDNNEIYRGVNIIGRQEIASGADWALIRIDRAVTNHPVLQVRKSGKINDNQSVYVIGHPSGLPKKVAGGSAVRKNESPEFFVANTDTYGGNSGSPVFNANSHQVEGILVRGETDFVTQGNCTVSLVCPASGCRGEDCTRTSVFASLIP, translated from the coding sequence ATGAGTGACATCCAATTGCTCGAATCACTGTCCGCAGAGGAACTCAGAGCGGAGTTGGCCGCCAGGGAAGCGAAGACCAAAGGTGCTCTGGCGATGCCGGCAAGCGAATCGCTCAAACACGTTACCAGCGCGACAATCGTCGAGGTACTGAGGGCCCAGCAGAAGGTCATTTACGGGATTGATGACCGGCAGGATATTTGGGAGCTGTCTTCCGCTGATCCAATGAAATCCCAAGCCGATAGCGTGGTCGCATTGTTTGAGGCAGGCAGCATAACAGACAACGGCAACGGGACCTCAAGCCTCCAGACGACAAAATTCCGGACAGCTCGCAATCTCTGCCCTGAAGAACGATTTGGCGAGCAACCTGTGGGGGCTTTTTGCACCGGTTTCCTGGTCGCACCGGACATAATAGCCACCGCCGGGCACTGCGCTAACGCAAGCAATGTGCAGGATGTGCGCTTCGTCTTCGGCTTCGAAATGGAAAACGAAACAAAAGCCCGATTAATTATTGATAATAATGAGATCTACCGAGGCGTGAACATCATCGGGCGGCAGGAGATAGCCAGTGGAGCGGATTGGGCTCTAATACGTATTGATCGCGCGGTCACAAACCATCCCGTGCTGCAAGTCCGCAAAAGTGGAAAAATCAATGACAATCAATCCGTTTACGTGATCGGCCACCCAAGCGGCCTGCCAAAGAAGGTTGCAGGAGGGTCCGCCGTAAGGAAAAACGAATCCCCGGAGTTCTTTGTTGCCAACACCGATACATATGGAGGCAATTCGGGCTCACCGGTATTCAACGCCAACAGTCATCAGGTGGAGGGTATTCTGGTGCGAGGAGAGACCGACTTCGTGACGCAAGGCAATTGCACGGTATCTCTCGTTTGCCCTGCCAGCGGATGCCGGGGTGAAGACTGTACTCGAACGTCGGTGTTCGCGTCACTGATTCCGTGA
- a CDS encoding S8 family serine peptidase, producing MKEKYVILRKSGAFMTRSAFAGPTALTLEMPLGAPSLKMDVDEVTKKDIKLLQRDQGVLGAAPVMPMKLIEPLNVTDVAAPSGEQVAWGVKAVRADTSPFTGDGIVVAVLDTGIDATHPAFAGVELIREDFTGEGVDDSHGHGTHCAGTIFGRDVNGFRIGIAPGVKKAVIGKVLGREGGSTEQIWKAVQWAVEKGANVVSMSLGMDFPGLVKIMIEQGIPPEPAASRALEGYRANVLLFENLARFVDSQASLVQGAVLVAAAGNESNRPAWEIAVAPPAVAGGIVSVAAVGQQDGKLVVAKFSNTGADISAPGVGVISAKLGGGLRSSSGTSMACPHVAGVAVLWAEKMKKTLALTPDRLIANVVGKATLADLAPGFNAVDIGNGVVVAPQD from the coding sequence ATGAAAGAAAAGTACGTGATTTTGCGAAAGAGCGGGGCGTTCATGACTCGAAGTGCCTTTGCAGGCCCGACTGCCTTGACCCTGGAAATGCCGTTGGGTGCGCCTTCTCTGAAAATGGATGTGGACGAGGTCACAAAAAAAGACATCAAATTGCTCCAGCGTGACCAAGGTGTATTGGGCGCGGCTCCGGTTATGCCCATGAAACTGATAGAGCCTCTAAATGTCACGGATGTGGCGGCCCCATCCGGAGAACAGGTCGCATGGGGAGTCAAGGCTGTTCGGGCGGATACATCTCCGTTTACCGGTGACGGGATCGTTGTCGCGGTGCTTGATACCGGAATCGATGCGACGCACCCGGCTTTCGCAGGGGTCGAGCTAATCCGCGAAGACTTCACCGGTGAAGGTGTTGACGACAGTCATGGTCACGGCACTCATTGCGCGGGCACTATTTTTGGTCGAGACGTAAACGGATTCCGCATCGGGATTGCTCCGGGAGTAAAGAAAGCCGTCATAGGCAAAGTCCTTGGAAGAGAAGGAGGTTCTACCGAACAAATCTGGAAGGCCGTTCAATGGGCTGTCGAAAAAGGAGCCAATGTGGTCTCCATGTCTTTGGGTATGGATTTCCCGGGATTGGTAAAAATCATGATAGAGCAGGGCATCCCGCCGGAACCTGCTGCCTCACGAGCATTGGAAGGTTATCGGGCCAATGTCCTTCTATTCGAGAACTTGGCTCGATTCGTAGACTCCCAGGCCAGTCTTGTTCAAGGCGCGGTCCTTGTTGCGGCGGCCGGCAATGAGAGCAACCGGCCGGCCTGGGAAATCGCGGTGGCTCCTCCGGCCGTTGCCGGGGGAATAGTCTCAGTGGCGGCCGTAGGTCAGCAAGACGGCAAATTGGTAGTCGCGAAATTCTCCAACACAGGGGCGGACATCAGCGCCCCAGGTGTAGGGGTAATCTCGGCGAAACTCGGAGGGGGACTTCGATCGTCGAGCGGAACGAGCATGGCTTGTCCGCACGTTGCCGGTGTCGCGGTCTTGTGGGCGGAGAAAATGAAGAAAACCCTCGCTCTGACCCCCGATAGACTTATTGCAAACGTTGTCGGCAAGGCAACTCTTGCGGATCTTGCCCCGGGTTTCAATGCAGTGGATATCGGAAATGGCGTCGTGGTGGCGCCGCAAGACTGA
- the pgl gene encoding 6-phosphogluconolactonase: MTIRVFSDTEELSKAAADLFVQSSRDAVAAKGRFSVALSGGGSPRETHRMLAQSPHREKVPWEKVHVFWGDERCVAPGDPRHNATTAFEDMLNHVPVKTNHIHAISCNESPGTAAEAYDSLLRDFFKDTPTSFDLIFLGLGQDGHTASLFPHNPVLDEKERWAKEVFVPEQRMYRVTLTAAVINRADYVVFLVYGDGKSQVLRDVLEGPHAPQLLPAQLIRPAKGKLLWLVDESAASKLTTIPPKG, from the coding sequence ATGACTATTCGCGTCTTTTCGGATACTGAAGAACTTAGCAAAGCTGCGGCTGACCTCTTCGTGCAGTCTTCCCGGGATGCTGTCGCTGCAAAGGGTCGTTTTTCCGTGGCGCTTTCCGGCGGCGGTTCTCCCCGCGAGACCCACCGAATGCTGGCCCAATCACCGCACCGGGAAAAGGTACCGTGGGAAAAAGTGCACGTGTTCTGGGGTGACGAGCGGTGCGTGGCTCCAGGCGATCCTAGACATAATGCCACAACCGCTTTTGAGGACATGTTGAACCATGTTCCCGTGAAGACAAATCATATCCACGCCATTTCGTGCAACGAATCACCCGGAACCGCGGCCGAAGCATACGACTCCTTGCTTCGCGACTTTTTCAAGGATACTCCGACGAGCTTTGATCTGATCTTCCTGGGGTTGGGGCAAGACGGCCATACAGCTTCGCTTTTTCCTCACAATCCTGTCTTGGACGAAAAGGAAAGATGGGCAAAAGAGGTCTTTGTTCCGGAACAGAGGATGTATCGTGTGACTCTGACCGCGGCTGTCATTAACAGGGCGGATTATGTCGTGTTCCTGGTTTATGGCGATGGCAAATCGCAGGTGCTGCGAGATGTTCTGGAAGGACCGCATGCCCCCCAATTGCTGCCCGCTCAGTTGATAAGACCGGCCAAAGGAAAATTGCTTTGGCTCGTGGACGAATCAGCAGCCTCCAAATTGACGACCATACCCCCTAAAGGCTGA